One window of the Balaenoptera ricei isolate mBalRic1 chromosome X, mBalRic1.hap2, whole genome shotgun sequence genome contains the following:
- the MAGT1 gene encoding magnesium transporter protein 1 isoform X2 produces the protein MVDFDEGSDVFQMLNMNSAPTFINFPAKGKPKRGDTYELQVRGFSAEQIARWIADRTDVNIRVIRPPNYAGPLMLGLLLAVIGGLVYLRRSNMEFLFNKTGWAFAALCFVLAMTSGQMWNHIRGPPYAHKNPHTGHVNYIHGSSQAQFVAETHIVLLFNGGVTLGMVLLCEAATSDMDIGKRKIMCVAGIGLVVLFFSWMLSIFRSKYHGYPYSFLMS, from the exons CTAAACATGAATTCAGCTCCAACTTTCATCAACTTTCCTGCAAAAGGGAAACCCAAACGGGGTGATACATATGAGTTGCAGGTGCGTGGATTTTCAGCTGAGCAGATTGCCCGGTGGATTGCTGACAGAACTGATGTCAAT ATTAGAGTAATTAGACCCCCAAATTATGCTGGTCCCCTTATGTTGGGATTGCTTTTGGCTGTTATTGGTGGACTTGTGTATCTTCGAAGAAGCAATATGgaatttctctttaataaaaCTGGATGGGCTTTTGCGGCTCTG TGTTTTGTGCTTGCTATGACATCTGGTCAAATGTGGAACCATATAAGAGGACCACCATATGCTCATAAGAATCCCCACACAGGACATGTG aattaTATCCATGGAAGCAGTCAAGCCCAGTTTGTAGCTGAAACACACATTGTTCTTCTGTTTA ATGGTGGGGTTACCTTGGGGATGGTGCTTTTATGTGAAGCTGCTACATCTGACATGGATATTGGAAAGCGAAAGA tAATGTGTGTGGCTGGTATTGGACTCGTTGTATTATTCTTCAGTTGGATGCTCTCTATTTTCAGATCTAAATATCATGGATATCCATATAG cTTTCTGATGAGTTGA